The Bacillus sp. F19 DNA segment AAGCGAGCTAGTTTAAGAAATCTTTCAGCACATGATTTCTCTCTCTAAAAACAGCTTTCTGCTTTACTCTTCCCTGTCAATGTATGTTGATTTTTTTAATAAAAGCATATATGTATTATTGTATACAATCTTATCATTTTACGTCAATCATCTTCTCCAAATTTCCTTCGCTTTATTCACAAGAATCACAAATTTGGGTAAATGCACATATCTTGTTAGCATGAACCATCAGGTTAGGAGAATTTATATGCGCAGAAAAATTAATTACTACAATATGTCACCATGGGTAAAGCAGTTTAAAGTAATCGCAGGCCAGTTCATCGTTCCGATTACGATTTTCCAGACGGTACGGACCTTGATCTTCCCGTCTCCAGTAGATCTGATTCTTTTATCTCTGTTGATATTGCTTGGATTAGCCCTTCACATGGAGTGGATTTAAAGAACCCAATCAAAGAGATGATTGGGATTTTTTTATGATGATTGCTCTGCCTCTATTTTTTTATTCTCTTCAATTTGCGTCACTTTCATAACAAAATATTCAATGTTTTTAAAAGTCCAGTAGGCTTTGGTGAGATCCTGATTCCGTTTGAGCTGAGGGACACTCCGGTTTGACTCATTCATATGTTTTTTCAAATTTCTGTAGATAAAATCCGGGTATGCAAGATAGCAAATGAATAAAAGCATTTCTTCTTCCCGGAACGGAAAATGCTGCTGATACGTATAGAGCCAATCCACACAATCATCATCTGCAAATGGATACGTATGGAACGTACGATGATAGAAGAGAAGCAGATCGTCAATGGGAGATGAGTATCTGGACTGTTCAAAGTTTGTTAAAAATCCAGTACCCTGTTCATCATATAAAAAGTGATGAATGGAAGCTCTCCCATGAATAATAACCTGGCGGGTATCTTCTTTTTCCTTCATCATTTCATACCATTCATCAAGTTTCTTCCGCGCAAAATCAGTCGCTCTTGCTGTTTCAAAATAATAAGTAACCGCCTGCAGTTCAAAAGGGGACAAGTACCATTTTTTTTCGCATTCTTCCACATATTTTTCGTATGCGGCTTTGTTGTCATC contains these protein-coding regions:
- the ysxE gene encoding spore coat protein YsxE, translated to MDKLAPVIGQYDLTCEYAESISDKLTKIYASSGASYALKRVTANRNGHFIETLHTAHQKGFSGYVPIFKNKHRQFFTSDGENWYYIMPWLHNEPEEERDERHKNMFRELAVFHQKTAAAEKLNQDALKVHYDTLSKQWDDNKAAYEKYVEECEKKWYLSPFELQAVTYYFETARATDFARKKLDEWYEMMKEKEDTRQVIIHGRASIHHFLYDEQGTGFLTNFEQSRYSSPIDDLLLFYHRTFHTYPFADDDCVDWLYTYQQHFPFREEEMLLFICYLAYPDFIYRNLKKHMNESNRSVPQLKRNQDLTKAYWTFKNIEYFVMKVTQIEENKKIEAEQSS